The Helianthus annuus cultivar XRQ/B chromosome 11, HanXRQr2.0-SUNRISE, whole genome shotgun sequence region cgcaaagccatctatcaccaagttggtcaatcatctcaacaacaaaaacatcaagctcagactgcacatggaagagatgtggttgAAGATAcaggaaagagagcttgtgtgagcagttatgattgtggaaaaagaagtgatggtagtgctttgataattaatcaagatgatgagagattaccagagggttttagctgggcaaattttacttgggatgattacattcctgatcaaaccacaacttacactgcatttacagcaaagattgtagatgatagtgatgatgatacagagtattgggcgagaaaatacagagaagatatgaagttgcttgctgagagtgatagcgaagacgaaaaagtcaagaaggagaagaaaaagaaaaagatcaagacgccggtgagtagtgatgatgaagaagtgccggtgATGAAAAGGCAAACTGTGAAAGAAGTGCCTAAGTTCAAGGTTGAAGAAGGTGTTGATGCGAAAAAGGTTCCGGtaaagtgtgaaaactgtgagattgtgaaaaagcagAACAGCACGTTGATTTATAACTTAAACAGTCTGAAGgagtcatatgatgtgctgaacaagacaatgaatcagtacaatcaaacgagtgaagaGCAAGTTGttgctatgaagacacttcagggagcatttatgacaaaacaaaaagttgtaaacaattatattgaaaaatgtgctgctttagaacaaaagcttgagctgcaacgaattgaaactgagagagttaatcgtttattaaagagttactcatgtacttcctatgtgattgacaggatttatcctacaGTTGAAAGCATGAAGGTTTGGGAAGAAGATGAGATAACTGAAGAAAAAGCAGCTGAAGTTAGTGTTggagaaaagattgctgacaagaagaagagTGACAAGATAAAGGATACTGAAAAGACATTATCTGGTAAGAAGaaaagtgtcagttataacagatgtccacctccactggaaaacggatatttgcctagacatcctaacgatgaaagagtcaaaaaggccacaaatttacggtgggagtcagagtcatcagtaaatcttccagaaagtattgatgttgtgtttacatcatctgacattgatcaacagtctcaattgatgaagaaagtcgtggatcatgtgttagatagtgatgatagtgaagagtcaaagtcggagtccgcgtcagagtcaaaatctgagtcaaaaactccggtgcaaacagaaaaacagggaaaattagtttatgatagaaaattcctgttatcaaaatctaatttggatgatgggttgtttaaagttgcttatactttgaataattcggacaaattatattttgatgaggaatttccaataaaaggtgttaaaactgaattgattaaaaaggttttcgtactcacagaaattaatatttctgaaataaaaggcttatatcttaatgaaaaaccaaaattttacacctcaagagtacaacaaaggctaaacaagaaaaagaattacagttctggttctggtttccaaaagaaatcaaaccataacggtaatttcaaaaagaaaggtctaccgatgaagaagaaaagacaagtttctggagggaatCAAATAGTGAGTTTCTTGCGAAAAAGAAAGACGAACAAAAGcgagatacgagaacctgtttcaagtgcaacaacgttggacatatcgccaaagTTTGTTCTCAGGCGAgtcaatcaaaacagggagtttttcgcaaaatctcagaaaaggtgtttgcgttcgaatcaccacttgatagaacaaaattgttcaaagattctatttttgaaattggtgagagttcgaacaagttttacaaaaagagagccaaaTCTGACAATCAGAAATGGGTTATTAAGAAGGTTGGTgtaagctctagcgatgattctgatggatcaaaatcagaggagctatcttcgggcgatgaaactgattccacaaagtcagttgagccacaagttgtctCAAAATGTGAAACTGATGAAAAACATGAGAACTCAGTTCCGagtgtgaatgatgaggagtttccattacttcgggctgagaattataaaaagaaaattggtaaagttgaaatttctaaccaattttatcatgatgaacaggaatttgatgttgaaaaggtcTTTAACTCCAAAGTAAAGAatatctttggaaaaatgattgatcgaaaagtcaacggagttaaagaattttacgagaagaaaacaaagaaagaagaggttgaaccatccctggtttgtgactgggatggtacatattatgaacagtaagtctcaggacttgccggagctcccagattggtaagcgtggagcatgaatcggcatctttcttgaattttattcggtaacgtcaatcatacaaacggtaaagaggtttgtttatgtttgttggttataattacaagtggttagatgatttgattgcatatggtaaatcaaggacattaatttgtacttgtattttcctacttctggttggaagacaagatgatgaaccacatccccgaacatctgtttgataaacctacaagtggtaaaatcaatcaaagtTATTtcccggaaaaaccattttgattaaaacaaacttaagtgttttgaaatctaaatgggaaaatagtttgttgatagggggagttctgattgtttatgccaagtgaatggcgaattgaggtgattcgatatcagttgtcatattttgtacagtttgttttcaattttcattagatgtatttgaattttagggggagtaagaatttttttagaaaatccaaaaacatcagaaaatttgaaaaagccaaaacatgataaaatcaaaaatgagttttgttgcaaaaaagaggaaatgatagtacatcagtggactatcacaacatgctaaagaattggaaagtttaaatgtgataaacgatcttactgcggatgtgtcagtagattttcgcacatttagtaaattgaaacgagatataaacctaaatcaaacttacttaattcgtgggtaactattcttggatatatgggtaacccccgaaatcttgtttgaaaggtcccgtattctgagatactaggtctttatactcagtgatatctggggtattatcccgggacttctgctgtatggaagtactgacctagtccccggataatactttctgcaaatgcttgaaaaagcgccgccctcagcaatctgattaaacaataaaattgatagtcattgctgttgtaaaaaagatcctctaaaggggacccaccaaaagtcgaagccgtcatctctctgcgtatacggaagtatcgacctgagctctcacggccctcgcacataacccctttacagatatcatctgtggtatactcacctgtaagactgaatattcgggatctggatacaggagtatattcaagtggagtgatacacaattaagtttaagtctctaaaacattaatatcgtatctcgaatcaattgaaatctgtgtgaaaatttaaagtggaccaatatactgataatctaggtaaattgtttagaacttaaaatgtttaaagcttaatggtgttgatgatatgtctcaaaaactgatatgatcctcttgcacgagctcacaaaaatattgtctgtaaataatttagttctgcattttattttctttcagaaaaatccaaaaagattttcagtgtgttttagcataaattttgaaaattcaaaaagattttcgacaactgatgttgaatagctgattttcaaaattccgagtgctaaacatgatgagtaatACTTGAGGGtgagtgtttgtgtgaaattaactgttttcataatctaacctttcaagtggttcatcaaaatctgtgttgAAGAAGAATCTGAATTGGTGCAGtgttatatgtttgaaatatatgtGAAAAAATTTACTTTAAGGTAGAGCTtatgcaggataagatgagaagttGTTAGACGAAAAGACAGACaatgatcctgaagatgttactgaagatgtGAATACCAGTAAAttaagagggggagtctgaagatagagagagagaagcccaaagactgatcaagactgaagatgtgaagacacagcattggtgtcgactccatcaacatctgagggggagtctgttggtgcactacatctgctgattacgtcttgtatcgagtcatagtcttagattgttagatctgggcacgaaatacgagaaatagtgaaattgtataggttttagatggtTGGATCGCTTTTTAGGTCATTTAGTGTTTgggccgctcgaacggacacatgCTGGTCCGCTCGAACAGCAGTTATGCTGAACCGCTCGAGTGACtgcttggaccgcttattgggcctgtccaataagcggttccagatctGTATAAATACCTTAGGAGCGATTTCAGTTGTAACGATTTGtcgaatctcgtaccgaagtgctgccggatcaaGAACTATTTGTAAttgctgtcaaatcaatacagaaagtgtttaaagtgtattgcaagctattcctacgttgattacttgttttccgcacctgtaattgacgaaaacacctctgatcgactcattcgggtcacgATACGATCCTACAAAGGTCGTCGTCTGATACAATGGAACGAAGGACGAAGAAGAAGATGGATCATTCAACTGTAGAAGACACTACAAATCGGCGGCTTATACTACCAAAAATTAAGAAATCAACCTCTGATTTTAAAAAAGGTTCGTCTGTATTCTTTGATACTTTTGAAGATTAATGGTGTTTTTTATAATGTAAGGTAGTTTATGTTAACCAAGACCAATATAGATACTGATTGATTGTCGAATGGTGTTAAAACTAGGGTTTCATTGAATAAGGGTGTTTTTCCATGGTGTTATGTAGTTCATCTTTATTTTGATTTGGGTGTTATATCAGTTAAGGTTTTTAGTTTGGGTTTGTTTTGGTATTCGTTCATGGTGTTTTTATAATGGTGTTAAAACTAGTGTTCATTTGAATAATGGTGTTATAATGGTGTTATAACACcaaggttgttttttttttcaaatggtgTTATATGTAGTTCATGTTTAGTTTTATTTGGTGTTATATAGGTTTAGGGTGTTTTGTTTGCTTAGTTTTGGTATTAGGTCAGGGTGTTTGTCTTAAATGGTGTTATAAATCTTAAATGGTGTTATAAACCTGTTGTGTAGTTATATTTGGTGTTTTATGGAGTTTTTATCAGGTGTTTTTTGAATGGTGTTATAAATAGGTATGGTGTTATTTATACTGCAATTTCATATGGGGTGTTATTTATCTTGTAGATTTATATGAAGGGTGTTATTTAATAGGTTGTCATTGCTACTATGGTGTTATGTAGGGTGCTATTTATCTAGGATGTGTTAATTTACATGTTGATTTAGCTTTAGTGTGTTATTTCTCTACGATTACATATGAAGGGTGTTATTTATCATGCTGATCTATAAGAAGAGTGTTATTATGGTCATTGCAACAATGGTATTATGTATATGAATTAGGTGATGCAGTATTTTAAATATAGTTTTTAATTATTTCTATAGTCAGGTCAAGCCATCGGCTTAGGGGCAAAATGTACTAATCACGTTTCAAAAACACAATTGACAGACCATTGGTATGTAGTGACTCAGAAACGTCAAATAAGGACAACAAAGGTAATCCAAATGTAgtttaaattataaagaaatcaAAAACAATAAAGTATGATTACCCAGTAGCCATATGTGTTTATGTTAGTTGTTGAGTGATGTTTTTGACGATGTTCGCTTTGAATTAAACAGATGGTGATGATGGGATGAATGATGCGGGTAATGCGAAAACAAGAGAAGATGTTCCGCCATCGATAAAAAACACACAATGTacgttttgaaaaaaaaatgatgtttTAATTGTAAGTTGTTTGCTTATAAGAAAGgattaaaaattgatttttgtTTGCAGACCAGGATGTTAATGATAGTCAACTTGTCGTACACCCATCCGTCAATATAACATCAGAAAAAGGTATTATGTTGAAGTGTTAATATTTTGAAGTAGTTGTTTACTACAACAAATATTAAAAATTGTTGTAGATCGGCTGCGAGACCCGGATGACGATTTTGTCGACACCCCACCACCGGGTAAACGACGGAAATCGGCTGCCAAAAGAGGACCGTCTCGTGGAATGCATCAACAAGTGAGACAGCCATATAAGCCATTCACGGGTGCACGAATCAGGCCAAAAGTAGGTATCGACAATCTGATAACACTAGCATCCGGCCTAAATGAGGAACAACGTCAGAAACTGGATGAAATTGGGTTTGGGTCGATATTTGGTTATAAGGTGACAGGTGTGCCTACTGCTTTGGCAAACTGGTTGGTTACAAATTACGACCTAGACAATGGTATTTTAAACGTGGACGGCGGGCGCACTGTAAACATATCGTCGGAGCTTGTTAGGAGTGTTTTCGGATTGCCTATGGGTCCAACGGATCTTGCTGAAAAAAAAGAAAGCGAGCAAAAGGAAGGATGTTGCAAGTACGTCTGTTATGACCGTATCTAAAACAGTTTTGACATTGATGGCTCTTTTTACCCAACTGACTTAATGCAATTTCACGTTTGGACTTCATCCGTTTAGGCTTACCCATACCTTTGAATCTTGTTCCAATGGGAACACGAACGGTTGCTTCTGATGGTTTTGTGTTACTAGTAATTTCGGCAAACCTTTCACGACGGCTCTTAGGTGGAGCATTGACGACAGACCCATCCGCAGTTTTGAAATAATTAACAACATGGTCCCTGAACGAGCATAGCGCATCAAAGTTGGTGACAAGCTGATTAATAACCGACTCTGTAGAATATGTGATCTCACGTACAACACGGTTAACTTCATTATAACGATCCTCAGTCTCATTGATACCTAGAATAGCACCAGGGGCACTATTTGGAACAGCCTCCCGAGTCCAACGTCGTAATATATAGCGTTGTGGAAACTCCCTAATGTCAAGCATCCTTAGCACACAAAAGATGTGTGAGCACAACAACCCAAAATGTTCAAATCTTTTGCATGTACAATAGACAGTCATGTCGTCCTCCCGCATCATAACCTATAAAACACCATTAGAAATTATAaagttttcgtaaataacactaCAAAACACCATATGCAACTGGAAAAGATCTATACAATTTTCAAAAATAACACTACAAAACATCATGTGTATACCTCGAAGAAAGTAGTGCATGGTTGTTCACTGTCCTTCACAAAAAAGTTAACGAAGTCACCCATGTTTTCCCACTTTCCGATAGCACATCTGTGTATACCGTTTTGTATCTCCAACTGCTGGTCAAAAAATATAGTGCGTGTGTATATCCTTGACGCTTGATCCTCCAAAACAAAGTCTTCAGCCCATATTTCAGCGTTTGTATTTCTGGTGTCATGCTCATTCTTCCTGTGCTCATGTCTCTGAGCTTCAATAGCAAAATCAAAATGCCCGAGAAATTCGACAAGTGTGCAACCCGGGTTACAGAACTGTCCAAAGAAATGGTTCTCGCTCTCTGAACGAGAAGAGGTACGCATAAGCCCGGAGATGACCTCCTCACGATAATAAGCTGGTATCCAAGTATCCCTGATTTGGTAAAGTGACTGCAGCCACTCATGATCAACCAAGTTAAAATCGTTCATTATGGTAGCCCACTCACTTTCAAACTTAACTGGTAGAATTGAATCGGTCCACACAATGGCACACAGCCTCTTTTTGAAATCTGTATTATTGCAGATTGTAGCACCAGCCTAAAACACCATTGAATAACATATAACACCATAAtcaccaaaaagtatttaaaaagtAGTAAGAAAGGTTAAAAGGACGAACAACTAAACACCTTAGCAGAAAGCTTGTCCATGATGTGCCACATGCATAGCCTATGTCTACTCTCGGGCCATGTATCTTCGATAGCCTTCTTCATGGCTGGGTCTTGGTCGGTGACAATTACCGGAGGGGCACGGCCAAATGCTTGACGAAACACATTTAGCAACCAACTGTAAGTTTCAGCAGTTTTGTTTCCTATTATAGCGGCACCAAGAGTAACGTTGCGATTGTGATTGTCGATGCCGGTAAATGGAACAAACATCATGTTGTACCTAAAAAACAAATACGGAATAAAAACACCATAAAAATGAATTACACATACTTAAGAAAAATAAGCTGTAAAAcccaaaataaatataataattaccAAACTTACTTGTTACGACGATATGTGGCATCAAATGAAACAACATCACCAAGCACAGAAATTCCTTTTAGCATCTTCATCTGCCCAAAACAAACCCCTTAAAACTCCATTCTCGTCTGTTATATACTCCATTGAAAAGTTAGGCATGTACTCTTTCTTCCTCAAAAGCCGTTTAATCATCATATCAGCATCAAACTCCGATATATACCTGTTCAGGTCTCGCTTGAAATTTTTAAAATCGTTTTTGGTTGCCCCAACCTTGTCAAACCCACCATACAATGTCCTCATGATATTAAACGCTTTCACAGGGCCAATGTTCAAGGCACTCAACGCGTTAACGACTTACTCTTGCATATAGTTCATACCTCGGTTAGAGGGGAGTAGATGCCTATCTTCCTCAGCAACAAAAAAATGATTATGTGCCTCATTGAAAGAAGATACCTCGTATAGATTCGAAGGCATTAACTTTATACACATACGTGCTTTGCACCCAGTCCTTATAGAAGGAACACGTCGAACAGATTTCCTCTTTGACCCATTATTTGAGGTGTCAATCTTTTTAGATGTATCGATCTCCTTAAAAGGTTTAGTCCCCTCCTTTGAGTAAACAAACCATTTAGATTTTATAACACCATGATGTGTGTATTGAGAAGACTTCCTGGCAGTGAAGCCTGAAGCCATTGCATACTTCTGATAAAAGAGGAATGCGTTGTTCACTGTGTCAAAGGTTATCTTATCCCTCGGCTTAAGCGATTCATCTACCTCCGGTAAATAAGTCTTCTTACCGGAGTTTGGAGACAGATGTAGTTTCCCAACCGGCTGATAGGTTTGAAATCCTGCGAAAATAATTAAATTGAATGATTCTACAGTAAAAAAAACAATACAACATAATACGTATGAAATAACACCACAAAAACACTGTTATGAAAAAACACCCTCTACTTATACGAAAAAACACCATGTACGTATAAAAAAACACCATGTACGTATAAAAAAACACCCTCTGCTTATATAAAAACACCATGACTCATCATCAACTGAATGATTCTACAGTATAAAAACAATACAAcataatatgtataaaataacaCCACAAACAACTGTTATAACAAACCAGCCTCTATTTATATGAAAAAACACCATGTACTTATAAAAACCCTGTAAGGAACATCAAATGGAAAAAAACACCATAACTCATCATCAACCTAAATAAAGAACACATACCAGCTTCAACTTCGATAACATACATAAAAACACCATGCACGTATAAAAAACACACCATACAGAGTTAACTGGTGTTCATGAGAATTCCAATAAAAAAACAGATGATTGAAAAATTGACAATTACAATTAAACAGATGATTGTAATTGAATATTGATTACAATTACATAAATAAGCTGCGAATAAAAGATACATAAATACCTTGATCGTCGTTCTCCATGAAGAAAGAAAGTATGAATCAGATTAACGATTGTATGCGTAATTCAGTCTGTATGCGTGATCAAAAATAAGAAATTGAAAGCGAATTTATAATGATTAAGAGATCGAGATGATTTAAAGATTTAGATGATCTGATAATATATTCAAAAATCGAATTCCCTTAAAAAACTCAGAAAAATCGGTTACAAAGATTTGATCCTTAATtaggtttgtttgtataattactaatataaccttgatataataaaattaatatggaatgatctaatggctgagattctttctcaCCTTTCTCACAATTTAGGCcctttttttacaggatcctttactCATAAAGATTATCATTTTTACCCTAATTTTTTTTGTCTACACAAATAAAAAGTTATcatacacatttcgaaatttatcctacacttatttaaatttatcttacataactcgtaatttatcctacacacccagtaatttgtcctacactctaatttttttttttgaaaaaatatatattttgaaaaaataagttacaaatttaatgtagttagctattaaagaggaaaacTACAAATTAATGATCCATGTAAGTttacacatatacccttatattaaaataagttacaaatattaaatgaagtaaaatgaagcattcttattggttgaaacttcttcttttttcttcttataaaaaatttcttctcatttgaacactccgctatatatatatatatatatatatatatatatatatatatatatatatatatatatatatatatatatatatatatagggtttggTTCATTTTAGAACTCTAAATAAATGCAAAACTTTCAGAACTCCAAATAAACAATTAtttcatatatatttttatatatttatgtgtaatagccaaattatatatatgtgtaataACTAATTACATACATGTAAAAAAACTAGTATACATATGTGTAGTCATAaatttacatataaaaaatgataaagttactcttaacatgtatgtaacgaaaaatatacatataataaatgataaaattatcctaaatataaaaatacaaataaaagtTTGTTTATTAgaagttctgcgagttctgtaaatatttaggGTTCTAAAATGAtctttactatatatatatatatatggacgagctaaaatgagaaccactaCGAGTTGTGAGAATCGTGAGAACTTTTTAATCCGGTGCGAGTCGGGCCAAaatttttttgcacaaacgtagatgaaaacattataaacacacctgtaaaaaagtaaaaaaattgttGAGCCGTTAGTTTTGACTGATTCAAGTTTTTTTACGCTAAAAAAATAGCTATCACTGTAAAAAAGTTTTTACGCcctaataaaaaaaatgttttcatctacgttttttgggggtggggggtttaggttttttgaggtgggtgttgggggtttag contains the following coding sequences:
- the LOC110887705 gene encoding protein FAR1-RELATED SEQUENCE 5-like; amino-acid sequence: MRTLYGGFDKVGATKNDFKNFKRDLNRYISEFDADMMIKRLLRKKEYMPNFSMEYITDENGVLRGLFWADEDAKRNFCAWYNMMFVPFTGIDNHNRNVTLGAAIIGNKTAETYSWLLNVFRQAFGRAPPVIVTDQDPAMKKAIEDTWPESRHRLCMWHIMDKLSAKAGATICNNTDFKKRLCAIVWTDSILPVKFESEWATIMNDFNLVDHEWLQSLYQIRDTWIPAYYREEVISGLMRTSSRSESENHFFGQFCNPGCTLVEFLGHFDFAIEAQRHEHRKNEHDTRNTNAEIWAEDFVLEDQASRIYTRTIFFDQQLEIQNGIHRCAIGKWENMGDFVNFFVKDSEQPCTTFFEVMMREDDMTVYCTCKRFEHFGLLCSHIFCVLRMLDIREFPQRYILRRWTREAVPNSAPGAILGINETEDRYNEVNRVVREITYSTESVINQLVTNFDALCSFRDHVVNYFKTADGSVVNAPPKSRRERFAEITSNTKPSEATVRVPIGTRFKVG